The genomic window AGTCCTACGAGGACCTCCTCGACAAGCACGGCATCGAGCCCGGCGAAGCCGCCCTGGCGTGGCTCCTGACGCGCCCCGGTGTCACGGGCCCGATCGTCGGCCCCCGTACGGCGGAACAGCTCGAATCCGCGCTGCGGGCGTCGGAGCTGGAACTGAGCGACGAGCTCCTGACGTCACTGGACGAGATCTTCCCGGGCCCGGGCCCGTCCCCGGAGGCCTTCGCCTGGTAACCACCGGCCGTCCTTGAGGGCGCGGGGAACTGCGCGACCAGCCCCCACCGGCGCGCGGGTCCACAACGGTCCGCAGTTCCCCGACGGCCGCCGGAACGTACGGCTCGTACGGCTCGTACGGCTACTTACCAAGCGCCGCCGCGACAGCAACCACCGCGAACATCAGCACAAGCACACCGGCCATGATCCGGTTACGGGTCTTCGGGTCCACACCACCGAGCCTAACCGCACGCCCCCGGCCCCCTCAGGCGACCCCGGCGGCCAAGCCCCAGCGGCCAACGACCTCGTACCGCGGCTGCTCCCCCGGCACCCCCGAGGTCGGCAGATCGCTGCGCATCAGCGCCAGCTCGGCGACGGTCCACGTACGCCCGACGAAACGACCGAGCGCCTCGACGTACGGCCGCACCTCGAACGCCTCCCGGCCGCGGGCCACCGTCAGATGCGGCTTGTACCGACGGTGCTCCCCCATGTCCACCCCGGCCTTGCGCCCGGCCGCCTCCGCCCGGTCGGCCAGCAGCCGCAGGGCACCCAGGTCGCCCTCCGCCCCCGCCCACAGCGCCCGGCCGTGACCGAACTGTCCGCCGCCCCCCACCGCGAGCGGAAACGCATCGGTCCGGTGCGCGGCACGCGCCAGCCGCTCCGACAGATCCGCTGCGACGTACGCGTCGACCTCCCCGTAGAAGGCGAGCGTGAAGTGCCACCCGGGCGGCTCGGTCCAGCGCAGCCGGTCGGCGTCTGCCCGGCTCCTCAACTCCCCGATCACCAGGGCGAGTTCGTCGACGACGTCGGCTGGTGGCAGCACCGCGGCAAACAGTCTCATGCCGATCACCCTTCCAGGGAACGGATCACCTGGCGAGCGCTCCACGACCATGGACGTACGACATGAAGAGGTACCGGGGGGACGTCGGCCATGGTCGTGGTGGGGGGTGGGGGTGGGAGGCGCGCTCGCCGGCGTACGAGAACACGTACACGGAGACGAACGCGCGCTGCTGTAGATCGCCTGCTACAACGGTACGCTCCCGCCGGCTTCGAGCCGCCCCCGCAACGGATACGGGAGATCAGGGAGCGGAGGCGGACACCGGCTGCTCCTTCGGTTCCACCGGCTCCACCAGCTCCACCGGCTGCTCCTTCCGTTCCACCGGCTCCTTCGGCACGAACCGCACCCGTGGATGCCCCTCGTTCCACCCCACCGACAGTCGCATCCCGCCGGCCCTCACGAGGATCAGGCCCACGGTGACCGCGGCGGCCGTGGCGACGGCGCCGCCGGCGACGAAGCCGATCCGGGGGCCGTACACGTCGGTGACCCAGCCGGCGATCGGCGCGCCGAGGGGTGTGCCGCCGAGGAAGACCATCATGTAGAGGGCCATGACGCGGCCGCGCATCGCGGGGTCGGTGCCCATCTGGATGGCCGTGTTGGTGGTGACGTTCACCGTCAGGCCGAACATCCCTATCGGCACCATGAGGAGGGCGAAGATCCAGTACGCCGGTGCCAGCGCGGCCACGATCTCCAGCAGGCCGAAGGCCAGCGCGCCCCCGATCAGCACGCGCAGCCTGGCGGTGCCGCGGCGGGCCGCGAGCAGGGCGCCCGCGACCGAGCCGACCGCCATGAGCGTGTTGAAGAGGCTGTACGAGCCGGCGTCCGCGTGGAACACGTCGTCCGCGTACGCCGACAGCCAGACGGGGAAGTTGAAGCCGAAGGTGCCGATGAAGCCGACGAGGACGATGGGCCAGAGCAGTTCGGGGCGGCCGGCGACGTAGCGCAGGCCCTCGCGCAGCTGGCCCTTGGCGCGCGGGGCGCGGCGGACGGGCTGCAGGTCGCGGGTGCGCATCAGCAGCAGGCCGGTGATGGGGGCGACGAAGGAGAGGCCGTTGTAGAGGAAGGCCCAGCCCGTGCCGACGGTGGTGATCAGCACACCGGCGACGGCGGGGCCGACCAGGCGGGCGGACTGGAAGTTCGCCGAGTTGAGGCTGACCGCGTTCTGCAGCTGGTCGGGGCCGACCATCTCCGACACGAACGACTGCCGGGCCGGGTTGTCGACCACGGTGGCCATCCCCACGGCGAAGGCGGCCACATACACGTGCCACACCTGGACGTGCCCGGAGAGCGTCAGCGCGGCGAGCGCCAGCGCCGTCACCGCCATCGACGTCTGCGTCAGGAACAGCAGCCGCCGCTTCGGGAACCGGTCGACCAGCACCCCGCCGTACAACCCGAACAGCAGCATCGGCAGAAACTGCAGCGCCATCGTCACACCGACCGCGGTCGACGACCCCGTCAGGCTCAGCACCAGCCAGTCCTGCGCGATCCGCTGCATCCACGTGCCGATGTTCGACACCACCTGCCCGAGGAAGAACAGCCGGTAGTTCCGGACCCCCAACGAACGGAACATGGAGACGCGCTCGCGGTCACCGAGGTCCTCGGAAGCGACGGACGTCTCGGAAGCGACGGCCGACGGGCTGGGGGCGGCCGACAGGCCGGGGCCGGGGGCGGCCGACGAGGAGTCGGAG from Streptomyces sp. DSM 40750 includes these protein-coding regions:
- the thpR gene encoding RNA 2',3'-cyclic phosphodiesterase → MRLFAAVLPPADVVDELALVIGELRSRADADRLRWTEPPGWHFTLAFYGEVDAYVAADLSERLARAAHRTDAFPLAVGGGGQFGHGRALWAGAEGDLGALRLLADRAEAAGRKAGVDMGEHRRYKPHLTVARGREAFEVRPYVEALGRFVGRTWTVAELALMRSDLPTSGVPGEQPRYEVVGRWGLAAGVA
- a CDS encoding MFS transporter; the protein is MFRSLGVRNYRLFFLGQVVSNIGTWMQRIAQDWLVLSLTGSSTAVGVTMALQFLPMLLFGLYGGVLVDRFPKRRLLFLTQTSMAVTALALAALTLSGHVQVWHVYVAAFAVGMATVVDNPARQSFVSEMVGPDQLQNAVSLNSANFQSARLVGPAVAGVLITTVGTGWAFLYNGLSFVAPITGLLLMRTRDLQPVRRAPRAKGQLREGLRYVAGRPELLWPIVLVGFIGTFGFNFPVWLSAYADDVFHADAGSYSLFNTLMAVGSVAGALLAARRGTARLRVLIGGALAFGLLEIVAALAPAYWIFALLMVPIGMFGLTVNVTTNTAIQMGTDPAMRGRVMALYMMVFLGGTPLGAPIAGWVTDVYGPRIGFVAGGAVATAAAVTVGLILVRAGGMRLSVGWNEGHPRVRFVPKEPVERKEQPVELVEPVEPKEQPVSASAP